A window from Flavobacterium gyeonganense encodes these proteins:
- a CDS encoding Crp/Fnr family transcriptional regulator — protein sequence MFTALLNHIQKFIILNSEEIDILESSLILSKVKKKEHLLQEGQICSTMYFVTKGCARQYIINTKGTEQTLQFAIENWWITDYLSYHNNSPSHFYIQTVENCEIIALEKNILESLIIQIPKLERYFRIVSQKSFGAAQMRIKFLFTMSAEERYNHFKNQQPDFVQRVPQYMLASYLDFSAEFMSKIRSGKI from the coding sequence ATGTTTACAGCTCTTTTAAACCACATACAGAAATTCATAATATTAAATTCTGAGGAAATTGATATTCTGGAATCGAGCCTCATCCTTTCAAAAGTAAAAAAGAAAGAACACTTATTACAAGAAGGCCAAATCTGTAGTACTATGTATTTCGTCACAAAAGGCTGTGCCAGACAATATATAATTAATACGAAAGGAACTGAACAAACCCTGCAATTTGCAATTGAAAACTGGTGGATAACTGATTATTTAAGTTATCATAATAATAGTCCTTCACATTTTTATATACAAACTGTTGAGAACTGCGAAATTATAGCATTAGAAAAAAATATATTAGAATCCCTTATAATTCAAATTCCCAAACTTGAAAGATACTTTAGAATCGTTTCACAAAAATCTTTTGGAGCTGCTCAAATGCGCATTAAATTTTTATTTACGATGTCGGCAGAAGAAAGATATAACCATTTCAAAAACCAGCAACCAGATTTTGTACAGCGGGTTCCCCAATATATGCTTGCCTCCTATTTAGATTTTTCTGCAGAATTCATGAGTAAAATAAGATCCGGCAAAATCTGA